In Plasmodium coatneyi strain Hackeri chromosome 3, complete sequence, a genomic segment contains:
- a CDS encoding DEAD box helicase translates to MGKFGRARKELSKKGTKKAKIKGKNKRKNNKGEKKGTKKNPKRMPKKGINKPTEETFTKDERKDTSVGRDVVGDATCSSPPGGDLFDGLFADLKGVLSESLLQTLEKNRFIKTTSIQKRSIPIMLSDNDVFLKSMTGSGKTLCYALPSVQKVLNLQKEKIRVTRDMGTFILVLSPTRELAVQINSLFFTLTKPYPYIVVSCLTGGEKKKSEKNRLKKGVSILTCTPGRLLDHLEHTKALKLVHLQCVILDEADKVIFLGTQDKVRLIYDTIKRLRRAEVANTAGSSTRSDNPPEGKNFQMVFISATLNHAVKSLANYCLTNRTVWVEGKDDGARGGKLLPPRPPDIALNNGNEEVGTTNIKDVTSTLGEEQWEYELPEQLKQFCIVADFRKKFLCLVHMLLSCMKKKQKPVVFLSNCHSVEYMRALLKSLYWPTDLKKENMEAHKKLNEGVSSVLLKEDEKLLRKHLEKTLQREELESGRKSKKRKERITLPFKNINVDDLQGGDSCDDGNTPVGADGSILYNVNTDRHKRKYLFGDTQIYILHGNLSKEDRLGNFSDFAYGKNNKSILICTQIVSRGVNFDELDVVIQYDPPQVFEEYVHKVGRTARLHKEGSSYLFLLPTEVEFLNVLREKKIHVKTIQGEELIGKFRREDVPPSFSSIGGNILSFIYNHFKVTVKSDEALMEKATSAFLASVTAYYSVSKSLRHIFCAKNLHLGHLAYAFLLDESPKEIAKLNKQQRYLKVKRQTTLSKRERRLLRAG, encoded by the coding sequence ATGGGTAAGTTTGGGCGGGCCAGGAAGGAGCTCTCAAAAAAGGGCACaaagaaggcaaaaataaaaggcaaaaataaaaggaaaaacaataaaggcgaaaaaaaaggcacaaaaaaaaacccaaAACGTATGCCAAAGAAGGGGATAAACAAACCAACGGAAGAGACATTCACGAAGGATGAGAGGAAGGACACCTCCGTGGGTAGAGACGTGGTCGGAGATGCCACTTGTAGCAGCCCCCCTGGGGGGGATCTGTTCGACGGGCTGTTCGCCGACCTGAAGGGGGTACTGAGCGAAAGTCTGTTGCAAACGCTGGAAAAAAACCGATTCATTAAAACGACGAGCATACAGAAGAGGAGCATCCCCATCATGTTAAGTGACAACGACGTCTTCCTCAAATCCATGACGGGTTCTGGAAAGACGTTATGTTATGCATTACCGTCTGTGCAGAAAGTACTGAAtctgcaaaaagaaaaaataagagtcACGCGGGATATGGGGACATTCATTTTGGTGCTCTCCCCGACGAGGGAATTGGCTGTCCAAATAAATAGCTTATTTTTTACGCTAACGAAGCCTTATCCATACATTGTAGTGTCTTGTTTAACAGgtggagagaagaaaaagtcgGAAAAAAACCgattaaaaaaaggcgtttccattttgacatGCACTCCAGGGAGGTTGTTGGACCACTTGGAACATACAAAGGCGCTGAAGTTAGTGCATTTGCAGTGCGTTATATTGGATGAGGCGGATAAGGTTATTTTCCTGGGCACACAGGATAAGGTTAGGTTAATATACGACACGATTAAGAGGCTCCGGAGGGCAGAAGTGGCAAACACGGCAGGAAGCAGCACCAGGAGTGACAACCCCCCAGAGGGGAAGAACTTCCAAATGGTATTCATTTCCGCTACGCTGAACCATGCGGTGAAGAGTTTAGCTAATTACTGTCTAACGAATCGGACTGTGTGGGTGGAGGGGAAGGACGACGGGGCCAGAGGGGGTAAGTTGCTCCCCCCCCGACCACCGGATATAGCACTCAACAATGGTAACGAAGAAGTGGGTACCACAAACATAAAAGATGTTACGTCCACCTTGGGAGAGGAGCAGTGGGAGTACGAGCTACCCGAACAGTTAAAGCAATTTTGCATCGTGGCAGATTTTAGGAAAAAGTTTCTCTGCCTTGTGCACATGTTATTGTCTTGcatgaaaaagaagcagaagccAGTGGTGTTCCTTTCCAACTGTCACAGCGTAGAGTACATGCGGGCGTTGCTTAAAAGTCTCTACTGGCCAACCGacttgaaaaaggaaaacatggAAGCGCATAAGAAGTTAAACGAGGGGGTCTCCTCTGTGTTGTTAAAGGAGGACGAAAAGTTGCTACGAAAGCATTTGGAGAAGACTCTCCAGAGGGAGGAATTGGAATCTGGACGTAAGtcgaagaagagaaaggaaagaattacCCTACCATTTAAGAACATCAATGTGGATGACCTACAGGGGGGAGATTCGTGTGACGATGGGAACACCCCCGTTGGTGCAGACGGATCTATATTGTATAATGTTAATACAGACAGACACAAGAGGAAGTACCTCTTCGGAGACACACAGATTTACATTCTACATGGGAACTTATCGAAGGAAGACCGACTTGGAAACTTTTCCGATTTCGcatatgggaaaaataacaagTCCATTCTGATATGCACGCAGATTGTATCGAGAGGAGTGAATTTCGATGAGCTAGATGTGGTAATACAGTATGACCCCCCGCAAGTGTTTGAAGAATACGTTCACAAGGTGGGTAGAACGGCACGACTACATAAGGAGGGGTCGTCCTACCTGTTCCTCCTACCGACAGAAGTGGAATTCCTGAATGTTTTACGAGAAAAGAAGATCCATGTGAAGACTATCCAGGGAGAGGAGCTAATTGGTAAATTCCGCAGGGAAGACGTGCCTCCGTCTTTTTCATCCATTGGGGGAAATATACTTAGTTTTATTTACAACCATTTTAAGGTGACGGTTAAGTCGGATGAGGCACTTATGGAGAAAGCTACAAGTGCCTTCCTCGCATCTGTCACAGCGTACTACTCAGTCAGTAAATCTCTGCgtcatattttttgcgcGAAGAACCTTCACCTCGGGCATCTTGCCTACGCCTTCCTGTTAGATGAGAGCCCCAAGGAAATTGCAAAGTTGAATAAGCAGCAGCGTTACCTGAAGGTCAAGCGGCAGACCACGCTCAGCAAGCGCGAGCGCCGCCTGCTCCGGGCGGGGTGA